In Pseudonocardia cypriaca, a single genomic region encodes these proteins:
- a CDS encoding TetR/AcrR family transcriptional regulator, with translation MDERPADPRTRAARTKRVRTRAALIAAADSAFSRRGWAATRIEDIADAAGVSSATAYNHFPTKHALLGAVYEPHVRGLIRQAEADIAAGRPVVGALVEQINALARLSWYHRGLTASFTAAVLDYTIRTGKAPDPEDQADPRVLAPINMALLLLIQHGQANGELRSHPPASEISGMVVNLLLVRSINREDEPPAVTADLMLTLLFGALRPELVIARDGAGSPWG, from the coding sequence GTGGACGAGCGGCCGGCCGACCCCCGTACTCGCGCGGCTCGGACGAAACGGGTCCGCACCCGCGCCGCGCTGATTGCAGCGGCCGACTCGGCCTTCAGCCGCCGCGGCTGGGCCGCGACGCGCATCGAGGACATCGCGGACGCCGCGGGGGTCAGCTCCGCCACCGCGTACAACCACTTCCCGACGAAGCACGCCCTGCTCGGCGCGGTCTACGAACCCCACGTCCGTGGCCTCATCCGCCAGGCCGAGGCGGACATCGCGGCCGGCCGGCCCGTCGTCGGGGCGCTCGTGGAGCAGATCAACGCGCTGGCGCGGCTCAGCTGGTACCACCGCGGGCTGACGGCGTCGTTCACCGCGGCCGTGCTCGACTACACGATCCGCACCGGGAAGGCGCCCGATCCGGAGGACCAGGCGGACCCGCGGGTCCTCGCCCCCATCAACATGGCACTCCTGCTGCTCATCCAGCACGGGCAGGCCAACGGCGAGCTGCGCTCCCACCCGCCCGCCTCCGAGATCAGCGGCATGGTCGTCAACCTGCTGCTCGTGCGGAGCATCAACCGCGAGGACGAGCCGCCCGCCGTCACCGCCGACCTCATGTTGACGCTGCTCTTCGGCGCGCTCCGGCCGGAGCTCGTCATCGCCCGCGACGGTGCCGGGAGCCCGTGGGGCTGA